Proteins from a single region of Sneathiella aquimaris:
- the purM gene encoding phosphoribosylformylglycinamidine cyclo-ligase gives MKTDSSKKSYNYKDAGVDIDAGNSLVDAIKPLAAMTRRPGANADLGGFGAIFDPKAAGFKDPLLVSATDGVGTKLKVAIDMNKHDTVGIDLVAMCVNDLVVQGAEPLFFLDYFATGGLDVEATRDIVAGIAEGCKQAGCALIGGETAEMPGMYAKGDYDMAGFTVGAVERDQLLKADTLNEGDILIGLSSSGVHSNGYSLVRRLLSDFKLDLEAPAPFDENVILGDALIAPTRIYVKSCLASIRAGHIKALSHITGGGLYENIPRILPDTLTAEIDANAWTLPPLFKWLAELGNIAPRELATTFNCGLGMIVAVAPENEEAALQLLSDHGENAQTVGRLIARETDAEQVSIPDLEEAFLK, from the coding sequence ATGAAGACCGATAGCTCCAAAAAAAGTTACAATTACAAAGATGCAGGTGTCGATATTGACGCAGGCAATTCTCTTGTTGATGCCATCAAACCACTTGCAGCAATGACCCGCAGGCCGGGCGCTAATGCTGATCTGGGTGGTTTTGGGGCGATTTTTGATCCTAAAGCGGCAGGCTTCAAAGATCCACTGCTTGTTTCAGCAACGGACGGTGTTGGTACAAAACTAAAAGTCGCCATCGATATGAACAAGCATGACACGGTTGGGATCGATCTGGTTGCCATGTGCGTGAATGACCTTGTCGTTCAGGGGGCAGAACCTCTTTTCTTCCTCGATTATTTTGCAACCGGTGGATTGGATGTCGAAGCAACCCGGGATATCGTTGCCGGTATCGCCGAAGGCTGCAAGCAGGCTGGCTGCGCGCTGATCGGTGGTGAAACCGCGGAGATGCCGGGCATGTATGCGAAGGGCGATTATGACATGGCCGGCTTTACAGTCGGCGCGGTTGAAAGAGACCAGCTTCTCAAAGCAGACACCTTGAATGAAGGAGACATTTTAATTGGTCTTTCATCCAGCGGTGTTCATTCAAACGGTTATTCCCTGGTCCGTCGGCTGCTCAGCGACTTTAAGCTGGATCTGGAAGCACCGGCCCCGTTCGATGAAAATGTTATTTTGGGCGACGCCTTGATTGCCCCGACCCGAATTTATGTAAAAAGCTGCCTTGCCAGCATTCGTGCGGGTCATATCAAGGCCCTTTCTCATATTACTGGCGGCGGGCTTTATGAAAATATTCCGCGTATTTTGCCGGACACCCTGACTGCGGAAATTGACGCGAATGCTTGGACATTGCCGCCCTTGTTTAAATGGCTGGCCGAGCTTGGCAATATTGCGCCGCGGGAATTGGCGACAACCTTTAACTGTGGACTGGGCATGATTGTTGCCGTGGCCCCTGAAAATGAAGAGGCTGCCTTGCAATTGTTATCCGATCACGGAGAGAACGCTCAGACAGTGGGTCGCCTCATTGCCCGAGAGACCGATGCTGAGCAGGTTTCAATTCCTGATTTGGAAGAGGCGTTTTTAAAGTGA
- a CDS encoding SDR family oxidoreductase produces the protein MDFGIKGRRAIVCASSKGLGRACAEALAEEGVNLVLTARTEGPLLKTAEEIRTKYDVNVVAIAGDITTEEGRAAVLKECPDPDILINNAGGPPPGDFRDWSTEDWMKALNANMLTAIELIRQTVDGMQERKFGRIINITSAAVKAPIDILGLSNGARAGLTGFVAGISRKTVAHNVTINGLLPGPFDTDRLKSTLEPAAKATGKSIKEVAAERAALNPAGRFGQPEEFGATCAFLCSDKAGFITGQNILLDGGAFPGTL, from the coding sequence ATGGATTTCGGAATTAAGGGTCGCAGGGCAATTGTATGCGCTTCCAGTAAAGGGCTTGGACGGGCCTGTGCGGAAGCCTTGGCAGAAGAGGGGGTAAATCTGGTTTTGACAGCCCGAACAGAAGGCCCCTTGCTAAAAACCGCAGAGGAAATTCGTACAAAATATGACGTGAATGTTGTCGCCATTGCAGGGGACATTACCACGGAAGAAGGACGGGCTGCTGTTCTGAAGGAATGTCCTGATCCTGACATCTTGATCAATAACGCGGGTGGCCCACCTCCAGGTGACTTCAGGGACTGGTCTACTGAAGACTGGATGAAAGCGTTGAATGCCAACATGTTGACGGCTATCGAATTGATCCGTCAGACAGTGGATGGGATGCAGGAACGTAAATTTGGTCGCATCATCAATATAACATCGGCGGCCGTAAAAGCGCCGATCGATATTCTAGGGCTCTCCAATGGCGCACGCGCCGGTTTAACGGGTTTTGTCGCCGGGATTTCGCGCAAAACAGTCGCCCATAACGTGACAATCAATGGCTTGTTGCCCGGTCCATTTGATACGGATCGGCTGAAATCAACATTGGAACCCGCGGCAAAAGCCACGGGAAAATCCATCAAGGAAGTGGCCGCGGAACGCGCCGCACTGAACCCGGCCGGGCGTTTTGGTCAGCCCGAGGAATTTGGGGCCACCTGCGCGTTTTTATGCAGTGACAAAGCTGGTTTCATTACAGGCCAGAATATTCTCTTGGACGGGGGTGCCTTCCCGGGTACTCTTTAA
- a CDS encoding HdaA/DnaA family protein — protein MKSEQLPLDLAWRAAHGRDDFLVAGPNKEAVAWIDRWPDWPSRFLLLTGPDGCGKTHLSHVWMERNKAALITSEELGMLPMDTLSNFARAPLVIENIGPDVPEENLFHLYNLVKEKGGSVLMTSRYNYSEWPLTLPDLISRLGTVQVARIEEPDDELFASVLVKLFADRQLQVTPEILQYLMVRLERSFGQARHVVSALDDLSLAHKRRITIPLVRDLLEKEGQL, from the coding sequence GTGAAGTCAGAACAACTGCCCCTTGACCTTGCGTGGAGAGCCGCACACGGACGGGATGATTTTCTGGTTGCGGGCCCTAATAAAGAGGCGGTTGCCTGGATCGACCGCTGGCCAGACTGGCCAAGCCGGTTTCTGTTGCTGACTGGCCCTGATGGGTGCGGAAAAACCCATTTGTCTCATGTCTGGATGGAACGGAATAAAGCGGCCCTGATAACATCGGAAGAGTTGGGTATGCTACCAATGGACACGCTGTCTAATTTTGCCCGTGCCCCCCTGGTCATTGAAAATATTGGCCCTGATGTGCCCGAAGAAAATCTGTTTCACCTGTATAATCTGGTAAAAGAGAAAGGGGGGTCTGTTCTTATGACGTCCCGTTACAATTATTCAGAATGGCCCCTCACGCTCCCCGATCTCATTTCGCGCCTTGGTACCGTTCAGGTCGCTAGAATTGAAGAGCCGGATGATGAGTTATTTGCTTCCGTTCTGGTAAAGCTATTTGCCGATAGGCAGTTACAGGTCACCCCTGAAATCTTGCAATATCTAATGGTTCGCCTTGAAAGATCGTTTGGGCAGGCACGGCATGTGGTGTCCGCTCTCGACGATCTATCATTGGCCCATAAACGGCGCATAACCATCCCACTCGTAAGGGATCTATTGGAAAAAGAAGGACAATTATAA
- the purN gene encoding phosphoribosylglycinamide formyltransferase: MQALVKASQEEGFPAEIVTILSNNPDAGGLEFAKAHNIPTKVINHRDYDNRDDFDAAINEYLEGMQIDLICLAGFMRLLTADFVNRWRDSIINIHPSLLPAFKGLHVHERAIESGARFTGCTVHVVRPEMDDGPIIAQAAVPILQKDTPESLAARILEQEHKIYPLALKLMAQRKVKIHGSIARIEGCVESEASLLNPEA; the protein is encoded by the coding sequence ATGCAGGCCCTGGTTAAAGCCAGTCAGGAAGAAGGGTTCCCGGCAGAGATCGTAACGATCCTGTCAAATAATCCAGATGCTGGCGGGCTGGAATTTGCCAAAGCGCATAATATTCCTACCAAAGTGATTAATCATCGTGACTACGACAATCGCGATGATTTTGATGCTGCGATTAACGAATATCTGGAAGGCATGCAAATTGACCTTATTTGCCTTGCAGGCTTCATGCGTCTTTTGACGGCCGACTTCGTCAACCGTTGGCGCGACTCTATCATCAATATTCACCCATCGCTTCTGCCCGCGTTCAAAGGCCTGCATGTTCATGAACGCGCTATTGAATCAGGGGCGCGCTTTACCGGATGTACGGTTCATGTTGTTCGGCCCGAAATGGACGATGGACCGATTATTGCGCAGGCTGCTGTTCCGATTTTACAAAAAGATACACCGGAAAGCCTGGCTGCGCGGATCCTTGAACAGGAACATAAAATTTATCCATTGGCGCTAAAGCTGATGGCCCAGAGAAAAGTGAAAATCCATGGGTCCATCGCGCGCATTGAGGGATGTGTTGAGTCAGAGGCTTCTCTGTTAAACCCCGAAGCTTGA
- a CDS encoding sensor domain-containing diguanylate cyclase produces MELGNLDAEALLRSLNAGVVVHNNRTEILFANPKALELLRLSKEQALGKDAMDPKWHFIGSHGGTLTIDQYPVNQVLQKRKGIANLEIGICDSTKDEVTWVLCNAYPEFENGIVDKVIVTFIDVTKEHQTIPYKDIVDLSNDVIVVTKARPIDNEGPEIVYVNDAFTALTGYTAEEAIGKNPRILQRDETDPETRKRVRDALIANEPLREDILNFSKNGRPYWLDMNIVPLKDEFGEISYFAAIERDVTETKNLQNKLQDLAIKDPLTGLYNRRGFSELGQESFYIARRVHQKYAVAMIDIDHFKSVNDAYGHDIGDLVIQDLANCLRNSFRESDLVGRMGGEEFAVIMPSTSLEAAYKKLDELRLKISNRNLKELEGRPFTVSIGLCPLTDETRGLDELLKNADKALYEAKKSGRNKVTAFFE; encoded by the coding sequence TTGGAACTGGGCAATCTTGATGCTGAAGCGTTGCTGAGAAGTCTGAATGCAGGCGTCGTCGTGCATAACAATCGAACAGAAATACTTTTTGCAAACCCGAAGGCATTGGAGCTTCTCCGGCTTTCTAAAGAGCAGGCCTTGGGCAAAGATGCAATGGACCCTAAGTGGCATTTTATTGGCTCTCATGGGGGGACGCTGACTATTGACCAATATCCAGTCAATCAGGTTCTTCAAAAACGTAAGGGGATTGCAAATCTGGAAATCGGGATATGTGATAGCACAAAAGATGAAGTGACATGGGTCTTGTGCAACGCCTATCCAGAATTTGAAAACGGGATCGTCGATAAGGTTATTGTGACGTTTATTGATGTGACCAAAGAACATCAAACAATACCGTACAAAGATATTGTGGATCTTTCTAACGATGTGATTGTTGTGACAAAAGCACGGCCTATCGATAACGAGGGGCCTGAAATCGTTTATGTAAATGATGCATTTACGGCCCTTACCGGCTACACAGCTGAAGAAGCAATCGGCAAAAACCCCAGAATTTTACAACGTGACGAAACTGATCCAGAAACAAGAAAACGCGTTCGAGATGCCTTGATTGCCAACGAACCATTACGCGAAGATATTTTGAATTTTTCGAAAAATGGCCGCCCGTACTGGCTGGATATGAATATCGTGCCTCTTAAAGATGAATTTGGCGAAATATCTTATTTTGCGGCCATTGAACGCGATGTTACTGAGACTAAAAACCTGCAGAACAAACTTCAGGATTTGGCCATCAAAGATCCTTTGACGGGTTTATATAACAGGCGCGGCTTTAGCGAATTAGGGCAAGAGAGTTTTTATATCGCCCGCCGTGTTCATCAGAAATACGCTGTTGCAATGATCGACATTGATCATTTTAAGAGTGTGAATGACGCCTATGGCCATGATATTGGTGATCTTGTTATTCAGGATCTTGCAAATTGCCTTAGAAATAGTTTTCGGGAAAGCGACCTTGTGGGCCGTATGGGCGGCGAAGAGTTTGCCGTTATTATGCCATCCACCAGTTTGGAGGCGGCCTATAAAAAACTGGATGAGTTACGATTGAAAATTTCCAACCGAAATTTAAAAGAACTGGAAGGACGTCCCTTTACTGTTAGCATCGGTCTCTGTCCATTAACAGACGAAACCAGAGGATTGGATGAATTGCTGAAAAACGCGGATAAGGCACTCTATGAAGCAAAAAAATCTGGCAGGAACAAAGTAACCGCCTTTTTTGAATAA
- a CDS encoding TerC family protein: protein MEFLSIFTSPEAIIALLTLIVMEVVLGIDNLIFVSILSNKLPEHQQKTARMIGISLAMIMRLGLLSVVAIIVSLTQPVFTILDLSFSWRDLIMLAGGLFLVWKATTEIHHHVEGKDNDTEAGGIVKISFTAAVTQIILLDVVFSIDSIITAVGMTDQIAIMVIAVVVAVSVMLFAANPLSEFISRNPTVVMLALGFLLMIGMTLIAEGFGAHVPKGYLYAAMAFSALVELLNTLTRKNRKKKSA from the coding sequence ATGGAATTCTTAAGCATTTTTACCAGTCCAGAAGCCATCATTGCTTTGTTGACCTTGATCGTAATGGAGGTTGTTCTTGGGATTGATAATCTTATTTTTGTCTCGATCCTGAGTAATAAATTACCAGAACATCAACAGAAAACGGCACGGATGATCGGGATCAGTTTAGCGATGATTATGCGTCTGGGACTGTTGTCCGTGGTTGCAATCATCGTTAGTTTGACCCAGCCCGTTTTTACGATATTGGACCTTTCTTTTTCCTGGCGGGATCTGATAATGCTGGCCGGCGGCCTTTTCCTTGTCTGGAAAGCGACTACTGAAATCCATCATCATGTTGAAGGGAAGGACAATGACACGGAGGCGGGAGGGATTGTAAAAATCAGTTTCACGGCCGCTGTTACTCAAATTATCCTGCTGGATGTCGTTTTCTCGATCGACAGCATCATCACGGCGGTTGGAATGACAGACCAGATTGCAATTATGGTTATCGCGGTTGTTGTTGCGGTTTCCGTTATGTTGTTTGCGGCAAATCCGTTATCCGAGTTTATTTCGCGCAACCCAACAGTTGTTATGCTGGCTCTTGGTTTCTTGTTGATGATCGGGATGACATTGATTGCCGAAGGCTTTGGCGCTCACGTACCGAAAGGTTATTTGTATGCGGCGATGGCATTTTCCGCGCTGGTTGAACTGCTGAATACATTAACAAGAAAGAACCGGAAAAAGAAAAGCGCCTAA
- a CDS encoding CDP-alcohol phosphatidyltransferase family protein, with protein MNIPNSITLARILTVPLIVWLILSEEMLIAFIVFVLGGLSDALDGLIAKQFNLVTHLGKYLDPLADKILLVSVYVTLGIKEYIPSWLVILVVSRDLLIVGGVLFSHAMERNLRIHPVLISKINTFFQIALAAVVLGTAGFNVELGVWQVSIVYTVAITTVLSGYYYLSSWMKQSEQTGMRG; from the coding sequence TTGAATATACCCAATAGCATAACTTTGGCGCGTATCCTGACGGTACCGTTGATTGTATGGCTGATCCTTAGCGAAGAAATGCTGATTGCCTTTATTGTCTTTGTTTTGGGCGGGCTTTCTGATGCTCTGGATGGTCTGATTGCCAAACAGTTTAATCTGGTAACCCATCTGGGCAAATATCTGGACCCGTTGGCTGACAAAATCTTGCTGGTTTCCGTTTATGTCACGCTGGGGATCAAGGAATATATCCCAAGTTGGCTTGTGATCCTTGTTGTCAGTCGTGATTTACTTATCGTGGGAGGGGTCCTTTTTTCTCATGCAATGGAACGCAACCTGCGGATCCATCCTGTTTTGATCAGCAAGATAAATACATTCTTTCAAATTGCATTAGCCGCGGTCGTGTTGGGAACAGCAGGCTTTAATGTTGAATTAGGTGTTTGGCAGGTGAGTATTGTCTATACTGTTGCAATCACGACGGTTTTGTCTGGATACTACTATCTGTCAAGTTGGATGAAACAATCCGAACAAACTGGAATGAGGGGCTGA
- a CDS encoding DUF2066 domain-containing protein, giving the protein MTETKHIRSYFALLSFIIASFLLFGINNARATDSKLYSVKGISVDATAASASEARTLAVAAGQRRAYKALLRNLIPRSYHDSLPEVSDADLTAMITGFQVSNEKTSATRYLADLIFDFKPESVRPILQANNLPYAETRSKPVLILPVYDALGAKTLWGEPNPWRDTWIDVFENGNGPIGNSKRLDDWAQTRVVPIMVPSGSLDDIRTVSVEDAVGLNGPALTEIADSYGAGVVMVVYASLQNQGGIRRLDVSIQRNDAFSTAVVESYTGGQTNSDIFRTAIFDIVDNLQEGWKDQYILDRSIENKLAVSTTISSLSEWMAIQEKTKSVPAVQQIKIRELSVEKAFWEISFVGEIDQLSSALAQRDLFLNSVDGFWLLEAATHE; this is encoded by the coding sequence ATGACGGAAACGAAACACATTCGAAGTTATTTTGCCTTGCTATCGTTCATAATAGCGAGTTTTCTCCTTTTCGGCATTAACAATGCGCGGGCAACGGATAGTAAACTCTATTCAGTGAAAGGTATTTCGGTGGACGCCACAGCGGCTTCTGCAAGTGAAGCGCGGACGCTTGCGGTCGCCGCAGGACAGCGGCGGGCGTATAAAGCATTGTTAAGAAACCTTATTCCAAGGTCTTATCATGATTCCCTGCCAGAAGTTTCAGATGCCGACTTAACCGCGATGATAACTGGTTTTCAGGTATCCAATGAAAAAACGTCGGCGACGCGTTATCTGGCGGATTTGATCTTTGATTTCAAACCGGAGAGCGTCCGGCCGATTCTACAGGCCAACAATCTTCCCTATGCTGAGACCCGAAGCAAACCGGTTCTGATCCTGCCCGTGTATGACGCATTGGGCGCCAAGACCCTTTGGGGGGAACCTAACCCGTGGCGTGATACCTGGATTGACGTTTTTGAAAATGGAAACGGCCCCATAGGGAACTCCAAACGCTTGGACGACTGGGCGCAAACGCGGGTCGTGCCTATCATGGTTCCCAGCGGTTCGCTTGACGATATTCGAACAGTGTCTGTTGAAGATGCGGTCGGTTTAAACGGTCCAGCGCTTACCGAGATTGCGGATAGTTACGGGGCCGGCGTTGTTATGGTCGTGTATGCCAGCCTGCAAAATCAGGGGGGGATACGTCGTCTGGATGTATCTATCCAGCGGAATGATGCTTTTAGTACCGCTGTGGTCGAAAGTTACACCGGCGGACAAACAAACAGCGATATTTTCCGAACGGCCATCTTTGATATTGTCGATAACCTTCAGGAAGGTTGGAAAGATCAATATATTCTGGATCGCAGTATCGAGAACAAGCTGGCCGTTTCTACAACAATTTCCAGTCTCTCAGAATGGATGGCCATTCAGGAAAAAACAAAATCAGTTCCCGCTGTTCAGCAAATCAAAATCCGGGAATTGTCCGTAGAGAAGGCATTTTGGGAGATTTCATTTGTCGGTGAAATTGACCAGCTCTCCAGCGCGTTGGCGCAACGGGATTTGTTCTTGAATTCAGTCGATGGCTTTTGGCTTTTAGAAGCAGCTACACACGAATAG
- a CDS encoding AI-2E family transporter, translated as MTIQQHMRFWTVLIALFVLFLILLSDILLPFVLGMAVAYFLDPVADKLEAKGLGRTTATSIIVGIFLLLSCLFIILLVPALIDQLIGLLKRLPGYITALYDFFKPIIARFVDIEMLQASEEFRAAISSYASNAVKNLGSLSSNLLSQGLALVNLLSLLVITPVVAFYLLRDWDRITAKVDSWIPRSKLTEIRQIATDIDFVLAGFVRGQSTVCLILSIYYGTALLAVGLEFGLVIGIVTGLISFIPFVGAIVGFIASVGVAIFQFWPDFFQIGIVGAIFIVGQVLEGYVLTPKLVGEKVGLHPVWVMFGLLAGGSLFGFVGVLIAVPLAAVVGVVSRFALSQYMSSPLYGRNQEQLEGDE; from the coding sequence ATGACAATTCAACAACATATGAGGTTTTGGACAGTTCTGATCGCACTGTTTGTCCTTTTTCTCATTCTATTAAGTGACATCCTGCTGCCTTTTGTTCTTGGCATGGCCGTTGCGTATTTCCTCGATCCTGTTGCGGATAAGCTGGAAGCGAAAGGATTGGGACGGACAACCGCGACATCGATTATTGTGGGCATTTTCTTACTGTTAAGTTGCCTCTTTATCATTCTGTTAGTGCCGGCGCTCATTGATCAGCTAATCGGCTTATTGAAAAGATTACCCGGTTATATCACAGCGCTATACGATTTCTTTAAACCCATCATTGCACGGTTTGTGGATATTGAAATGCTTCAGGCCAGCGAAGAATTCCGCGCGGCCATAAGCAGTTATGCCTCTAATGCTGTCAAAAATCTGGGATCGTTATCTTCTAATCTTCTCAGCCAGGGGCTTGCACTGGTAAATCTGTTATCGCTGCTTGTTATTACCCCGGTTGTTGCTTTTTACCTGTTGCGTGACTGGGACCGGATTACCGCGAAAGTGGATAGTTGGATTCCCCGAAGCAAACTGACTGAAATCCGGCAAATCGCAACAGATATCGATTTCGTTCTTGCCGGATTTGTCCGCGGGCAGTCGACAGTATGCCTTATCCTTTCAATCTATTATGGAACGGCCCTGTTGGCTGTCGGCTTGGAATTTGGTCTTGTGATCGGCATTGTAACTGGCTTGATCTCATTCATACCGTTTGTTGGGGCCATCGTCGGTTTTATCGCCTCGGTGGGTGTGGCCATTTTTCAATTCTGGCCTGACTTTTTTCAAATTGGCATTGTCGGGGCCATCTTTATTGTCGGTCAGGTTCTCGAAGGATATGTCCTAACACCCAAGCTGGTCGGCGAAAAAGTGGGGCTTCACCCGGTTTGGGTCATGTTTGGCTTGTTGGCAGGCGGTAGCCTGTTCGGTTTTGTCGGTGTGTTAATTGCGGTGCCCTTGGCTGCTGTCGTCGGTGTCGTAAGCCGTTTCGCGCTTTCCCAATATATGAGCAGTCCGCTTTATGGGCGAAATCAGGAGCAGTTGGAGGGGGACGAGTGA
- a CDS encoding DUF2147 domain-containing protein → MKKLVRGLTFMAAIGMSGTASANSGVIGIWETVEGKSHVQISSCGENKYCGELIWLKEPNTEKGEPKTDINNQDEKLRNRPIIGIQLLNGLEKTGPNEWDDGTIYNPEDGNTYSSEMRLIDTDQLQVEGCVLFICKEQIWTRKK, encoded by the coding sequence ATGAAGAAATTAGTACGTGGATTAACTTTTATGGCCGCTATAGGGATGAGCGGCACAGCATCTGCAAATTCAGGTGTCATCGGCATATGGGAAACGGTCGAGGGTAAAAGTCATGTGCAGATTTCTTCCTGTGGAGAGAATAAATATTGCGGTGAACTGATTTGGCTCAAGGAACCGAACACTGAAAAAGGCGAGCCAAAAACCGACATTAATAATCAAGACGAAAAACTTAGAAATAGACCGATTATTGGTATTCAGCTGCTGAATGGGTTGGAAAAAACTGGGCCCAACGAATGGGATGATGGGACAATTTATAACCCGGAAGATGGCAATACCTATAGTTCTGAAATGCGCCTTATCGATACCGATCAGCTACAGGTTGAAGGATGTGTATTGTTTATTTGCAAAGAACAAATCTGGACACGAAAGAAATAG
- a CDS encoding alpha/beta fold hydrolase: MTITNGFAELSDITLHYAEVGRGHDTLVIFLHGFPEFWYTWRQQLPVIGTHFHAVAPDLRGYNLSDRPEDPKAYTIGPLINDVIELAHHFGHEKFYLVSHDWGAAIGWSVALAHPDRVKGLCVLNGPHPYIFSKLLEEDETQIAHSQYMADFREPGIEEKLQADNCEWLWDWTFKKHFENGQMTQADKNAYLAAWQKPGAIRAMLNYYRNSPLTPRPKSKGVKGLELDPDAFIVKVPTLLVWGEQDHALVPANIDGIEVFVPDLKILKMPNVSHWVTHEAPKEVAREVLAFLTDLQKRQNAAKNAAK, encoded by the coding sequence GTGACGATAACAAATGGTTTTGCTGAATTATCAGATATAACGCTGCATTACGCGGAAGTCGGGCGAGGCCATGACACGCTTGTTATTTTCCTGCATGGTTTTCCTGAATTCTGGTATACTTGGCGTCAACAGCTGCCGGTAATAGGGACACATTTTCACGCTGTGGCGCCGGATCTGCGCGGGTACAATCTGTCAGATCGGCCAGAAGATCCTAAAGCCTATACAATTGGTCCCTTAATCAATGATGTTATCGAGCTTGCGCATCATTTCGGACATGAGAAATTCTATCTTGTCTCTCATGACTGGGGGGCTGCTATTGGCTGGTCAGTTGCCCTTGCGCACCCAGATCGGGTGAAAGGCCTCTGTGTTTTAAACGGCCCGCATCCTTATATTTTCTCAAAACTGTTGGAAGAAGATGAAACCCAAATTGCCCACAGTCAGTATATGGCAGATTTTCGGGAGCCGGGGATAGAAGAAAAGCTGCAAGCCGATAATTGTGAATGGTTGTGGGACTGGACCTTCAAAAAACATTTCGAAAATGGGCAAATGACACAGGCCGATAAAAACGCCTATCTGGCCGCGTGGCAAAAACCCGGTGCCATTCGTGCCATGCTGAATTATTATCGAAACTCGCCGCTGACGCCACGTCCTAAATCGAAAGGCGTGAAGGGCCTTGAACTGGACCCCGATGCCTTCATTGTCAAGGTTCCCACACTTTTGGTCTGGGGCGAACAAGATCATGCGCTAGTGCCCGCAAATATTGACGGTATCGAAGTGTTTGTTCCTGATTTGAAGATCCTCAAAATGCCGAATGTCAGCCATTGGGTAACCCATGAAGCCCCAAAAGAAGTTGCCCGGGAAGTCTTGGCGTTTTTGACCGATTTGCAAAAGCGACAGAATGCAGCCAAAAATGCTGCAAAGTAA
- the rpsD gene encoding 30S ribosomal protein S4, producing MTKRIQAKYKIDRRMGENIWGRPKSPVNSREYGPGQHGQGRRGKLSDFGIHLRAKQKLKGYYGNITEKSFRRLYAEAVRLKGDTSENLIGLLERRLDAVVYRMKFVPTVFAARQFVNHGHVTVNGKKVNIASYQVKVGDVIEVREKSKQMALVLEATASAEREIPEYMEVDHKAMKGTFNNIPALADVPYPVVMEPNLIVEFYSR from the coding sequence ATGACTAAACGTATCCAAGCCAAGTATAAAATTGATCGCCGCATGGGCGAAAATATCTGGGGTCGTCCGAAGAGCCCTGTTAATTCACGCGAATATGGACCAGGCCAGCATGGTCAGGGCCGTCGCGGTAAGCTCTCCGACTTTGGTATTCACCTTCGTGCAAAGCAGAAGCTGAAAGGTTACTACGGTAACATCACTGAAAAATCTTTCCGTCGTTTGTATGCTGAAGCCGTTCGTCTTAAAGGCGATACATCAGAAAACCTGATTGGTTTGCTTGAGCGTCGTTTGGATGCTGTTGTGTACCGTATGAAATTTGTACCAACTGTTTTCGCTGCTCGTCAGTTCGTCAACCACGGCCACGTGACTGTAAATGGTAAAAAAGTAAATATTGCTTCTTACCAGGTTAAAGTTGGTGATGTGATTGAAGTTCGCGAGAAATCAAAACAGATGGCTCTCGTTCTGGAAGCAACCGCAAGCGCAGAACGCGAAATTCCAGAATATATGGAAGTGGATCACAAAGCGATGAAAGGAACGTTCAACAACATTCCTGCATTGGCTGATGTTCCTTACCCGGTTGTCATGGAACCAAACCTGATCGTTGAATTCTACTCTCGTTAA